One Phragmites australis chromosome 23, lpPhrAust1.1, whole genome shotgun sequence DNA window includes the following coding sequences:
- the LOC133906344 gene encoding mediator of RNA polymerase II transcription subunit 15-like gives MDDGANPTPPPSSSTAATAAAAAAQHQQLQRQLFLMQQAQAQAQAQGHPQQLSQQAMSRFPSNIDAHLRPLGPLRFHQQPQSQQTHSQGPSPSPSPSPSQASPQQQAAAAQAQVARVRSPEVEMALQDAMRVCNPDIKTPFQSLEDAVNRLLPYHVVADYEAEEDDRILYSDTTGQIPSRLQQWDHNILVKIAEFTTTFEKQVLAYNIMTKKRAIGEFRSEERLMLEQALLQEEKQATMELRTEMEKAGREAAQAKMRMAMADHARAEAQAHSEMINHGPIRASAAASQGDDGPSHGMAQEQGEDGWANAQRDEDPSEDFLNDDNESENGNSDGQEDWRRSRELDLNSR, from the exons ATGGACGACGGAGCGAACCCCACCcctccgccctcctcctccaccgcggcgacagcggccgccgccgccgcgcagcACCAGCAGCTCCAGCGCCAGCTATTCCTGATGCagcaggcgcaggcgcaggcCCAGGCTCAGGGGCACCCGCAGCAGCTGTCGCAGCAGGCCATGTCCCGCTTCCCCTCCAACATCGACGCCCACCTCCGCCCCCTCGGCCCGCTCCGCTTCCACCAGCAGCCCCAGTCGCAGCAGACACACTCCCAGGGGCCGTCTCCTTCTCCGTCTCCGTCTCCGTCTCAGGCATCGCCGCAGCAGCAGGCGGCCGCTGCGCAGGCCCAGGTGGCGAGGGTCCGGAGCCCCGAGGTGGAGATGGCACTGCAGGACGCCATGCGGGTCTGCAACCCGGACATTAAGACGCCCTTCCAGTCCCTCGAGGACGCCGTTAACAG GTTATTGCCTTACCACGTCGTTGCTGACTATGAGGCTGAAGAAGATGATAGAATCCTTTACAGCGATACAACTGGCCAGATTCCTTCTCGGCTGCAGCAATGGGATCATAACATTCTGGTGAAGATTGCTGAGTTTACGACAACTTTTGAGAAGCAAGTGTTGGCATATAATATAATGACTAAGAAAAGGGCCATTGGTGAGTTCAGATCGGAGGAGCGGCTCATGCTGGAGCAAGCTTTATTACAGGAGGAAAAGCAGGCTACGATGGAACTAAGAACAGAGATGGAGAAAGCAGGTCGTGAGGCTGCCCAAGCTAAGATGCGTATGGCAATGGCAGATCATGCTCGGGCTGAGGCCCAAGCGCACTCTGAGATGATTAATCATGGCCCTATACGGGCCAGTGCTGCTGCTTCACAAGGGGACGATGGTCCTAGTCATGGCATGGCGCAAGAACAGGGTGAAGATGGGTGGGCAAATGCTCAAAGGGATGAAGATCCATCTGAGGATTTCCTGAACGATGACAATGAATCAGAGAATGGGAACTCTGACGGGCAAGAGGACTGGCGTAGATCAAGAGAGCTTGATCTAAACTCTAGGTAA